CGCCGTCACCCGGCGCTCCGAGGGCGTCTACGACATCGACCTCTCCGCCGGCTGGACCATCATCAGCGCCGTCAACGGCGGCTACCTCCTCGCCGTCCTGGGCCGCGCGCTCGCCGACGCCCTGCCGCACCCCGACCCGTTCACGATCTCCGCGCACTACCTGACCGCGTCCCGGCCGGGCCCCGCGGTCGTGCGCACCGACGTCGTCCGTACCGGCCGCACCCTCTCCACCGGCCAGGCCTCGCTCTTCCAGTACGACGACCAGGGTCGTGAGACCGAGCGCATCCGCGTCCTCGCCTCCTACGGCGACCTCGGCGCCCTCCCCGACGACGTCCGCACCACCGCGCTGCCGCCCGCGCTCCCGCCGATGGAGCAGTGTTTCGGCCCCGAGGACGGGCCCGCTCCCGTCGACGGCAGCTCGGCGATCACCGAGCGGCTGATGCTGAAGCTCGACCCGGCCACCCTGGGCTGGGCGCTGGGCGCGCCCTCCGGCAAGGGGGAGATGCGGGCGTGGTTCGGCCTGAAGGACGGCCGTGACGCCGACCCGCTCTCCCTGCTGCTCGCCGTGGACGCCCTGCCGCCCACGGCCTTCGAACTCGGCATCTCCGGTTGGGTTCCGACGGTCGAACTCACCGTGCACGTGCGGTGCCGGCCGGCGCCGGGCCCGCTGCGCGTCTCCATCACCACCCGCAACCTGGCCGGCGGCTTCCTGGAGGAGGACGCCGAGGTGTGGGACAGCGCGGACCGCCTGGTGGCACAGTCCCGGCAACTGGCCCGGGTACGGCTCCGCTGACGGCCGGTCGCGCGGCGGGGGCGCGTGCGGAACGGGAGCCGGTGGCCGGGGCGGCGTCTTGAGGACGGCGGCCTGCCGAGCGTACGGCTCACCGGCAGGGCGTCCTCGCCCGCGGCAGGGCGGGCAGGCGGGTCACGCTGAGGGCCGGGCGGGTGGTTGTGGCGGAGCCGGTGGTGCGACCACCGGTGGGCGGGACGGCGGCCTGCCGAGCGCACGGCCCGGCGGTCAGGCCGTCCCAAAGCGGCGGGATCCGGCCATCAGTCCAGCCAGTGCTCGCGGCCGATGCTGATCAGCCGTAGCCGGCGGGTCGCCGCCTGCGCGACCCGTTGTCGCTCCTCCTCGGAGCCGAGCGCCTCCAGGAAGAGCGAGGCCGTGACGAGCATCTGGTCGACGTACAGCCCCGCGAGCATCAGCAGATCGTCGTCGCTCCAGCCGTCGGCCGCGCGGTCCTTGGCCAGCTCGGCCTTCACCTCCTCGGTGAACAGGGCCAGTTGGCGGCGGATCGCCTCCCGCACCGGCTGCACCCCGCCGTGCTGCTCGCGGGCGATGAAGCGCACGTGGGCCGGGTGGGCCCTGACGTGACCGCCGATCAACTCCACGGCTCGGGTGATCCGTTCGTCGCTGTCCCCGGTCGTGGAGACGATCGTCCGGATCGTCGGGTGCAGGCTGCCCAGTGCCTCCTCGACCAGGGCCACGCCGAGGTCGGCGGTGGAGCGGAAGTGCCGGTAGAAGGCGGTCGGGGCGACTCCGACCGCGCGGGTGACCTCGCGCAGACCCAGACTGCTCAGGCTCTGCTCCTCCAGCAGTTCCAGCGCCGCGTCCAGGAGCGCTCGCCGGGTCTTCTGCTTCTGCGCCTGCCGGATGCCGAGGGTGTGACTCATGCCATGCAGTTAACAACTGTTCTCTGCCGTTGGGAAGTCATGGGTCGCGCTAGGCTGGGCAGTCAGTGAACAAGTGTAACTACAAGCGTTCACCGAAGCAGAGGGGGACTCAACCCGTGCTTTTCCTGGTCGCAGCACTTCTCCTGCTCAGCGTGGCCATGGGCACCGTGGCCCACGCGCCGATCGGCTTCACCCTCGTCGCCGCCGCCGTGATCGCCGCCTGGCTCGGCATCTTCGCCCTCCGCGAGCGTCACGGCCGCCGACGCCGCACGCCGACCCACTGACCGCCGGGAGCCCACCATGCAGCTGACCGCACCGGCCGAGCGCCGCACCGGCATCCGTGACACCGACGGCATGGCCGTCGCCTCCTTCGTCCTCGGCCTCCTCGGCCTGCTCGTGCTCAACGTCTTCCTCGGCCCCATCGCCATCGCCCTGGCCGCCGTCGCCCTGTGGCGCGGCACCGACCGCCGCTTCCGCGCCTTCCTGGGCCTCGGCCTGGGCGTCGCGGACCTCGTGGTCCTGGCGGCGTTCATGCAGGCCGACAACTCGATCTCCTGGAGTTTCTAGGGGCACCCGCACCGGCCTCACGGGCGATTGTCCCGCGCGGCGAGGGCAGTCGTACCGCAGGGCGAGGGCGGTCGTACCGCAGGGCGAGGGCGGTCGTCCCGCGCGGCGAGGGCGGTCGTCCCGCGCGGCGAGGGCAGTCGTACCGCAGGGCGAGGGTGGTCGTCCCGCAGGGCGAGGGCGGTCCCCTGCTCGAGCGAGGCCGGGAGTTCGGGGGCGCAGCGCTCGACGCCGGACGCGCCGCCACCCGGGCCGGCCGCCGTGCCGGCGGGACACGCAACCGGCCGCCGACGCCGGACCACCTCGCAACCGGCCAAGGGCCGCCGCGCGTAGAATCGGCGTCACCATGGCATACCTCGACCACGCCGCGACCACCCCGATGCTCCCGGAGGCGGCAGAGGCACTGACCGCCCATCTGCGCAGTACGGGCAACGCCTCCTCCCTCCACGCATCCGGCCGCCAGGCCCGCCGCACCGTCGAGGAAGCCCGCGAAACCCTCGCGGAAGCCCTCGGCGCCCGCCCCAGCGAGGTCGTCTTCACCTCCGGCGGCACGGAGGCCGACAACCTCGCCGTCAAGGGCCTGTACTGGTCCCGCCGCGCCTCCGACCCGGCCCGCACCCGGGTCCTCGCCAGCCCCGTCGAGCACCACGCCGTCCTGGACGCCGTCCACTGGCTCGGTGAACACGAGGGCGCCACCGTCGAGTACCTCCCGGTCGACTCCCACGGCCGCGTCCACCCCGAGGCACTGCGCGAGGCCATCGCCCGCGACCCCGACGACGTCGCCCTCGCCACCGTCATGTGGGCGAACAACGAGATCGGCACGGTTCTGCCGATCCGTGAACTCGCCGAGACCGCGGCCGAGTTCGGCGTCCCCCTGCACTCCGACGCCGTCCAGGCCTTCGGTCAGCTCCCGGTCGACTTCGCCGCCTCAGGCCTGGCCGCGATGACCGTCTCCGGCCACAAGATCGGCGGCCCCTACGGCATCGGCGCGCTGCTCCTGGGCCGCGAGCACAGCCCCGTGCCCGTCCTGCACGGCGGCGGCCAGGAGCGCCACGTCCGCTCCGGCACCCTCGACGTCCCCGCCATCGCCTCCTTCGCCGTCGCCGGCCGGCACGCCGCCGAGCACCGCGAGAAGTTCGCCCGCGAGATCGGCGCCCTGCGCGACGACCTGATCGACGTGGTCCGTACTGCGGTGCCGGACGCGGTCCTCGGCGGTGACCCGGTCCACCGCCTCCCGGCCAACGCCCACTTCACGTTCCCCGGCTGCGAGGGCGACTCCCTGCTGCTGCTCCTGGACGCCCAGGGCATCGAGTGCTCCACCGGCTCCGCCTGCACCGCCGGGGTCGCCCAGCCCAGCCATGTGCTGCTCGCCACCGGCACCGACCCGGACCTGGCCCGCGGCACCCTCCGCTTCTCCCTCGGCCATACCTCCACCGCGGCCGACGTCGAGGCGGTCGCCAAGGCCATCGGCCCGGCGGTGGAACGGGCTCGGGCGGCGGGGCTGACCTGAGCCGACGCGGACCCCCGCTGACCTGAGCGCGCGTCAGGCAGGCGTCGAACCCGTGCCCGCCCGCCGTACCAGCCTCATGTACCGGTCCCAGTCCCAGTGCTCCCCGGGATCGGTGTGGTCGGTGCCCGGCACCTCCACGTGGCCGATGATGTGCTCGCGGTCGACGGGTATGCCGTACCGCGCGCATATCCCCGCCGTGAGGCGTGCGGACGCGGCGTACATCGCGTCCGTGAAGTCCTGCGGGCGGTCGACGAAGCCGGCGTGCTCGATGCCGACGCTGCGTTCGTTGTACTCGCGGTTGCCCGCGTGGTACGCCACGTCCAGCTCGCGGATCATCTGCGTGATGTGGCCGTCGTCGCGGACGATGTAGTGCGACGCCGCTCCGTGCCCCGGGTCCTGGAAGACCTGCACCGCGCTGTCGAAGCTGCCCTGGGTGACATGGACGATCACCATGTCGACCGTGTAGTCGGCCGGGCGGTCCGCCCGGCGCCAGTTCGCCGACGAGGCGGCCACCCAGCGCGCGCCCGTGTAGTCGACGGCTCCCTCCACCCGCGGCTTGTCCACCCCCGGGACCTGCCACCACATGCGCGACAGTTCGTCGCGCGCCAGCAGGGCACCCGTGCCCACCGCGGCCGCCGCCCCGCCGATGATCAGCGCCCGTCGTCCGATCCGCCGGTCCGGGCCGCCCTTCGTCTGCTCCATGTGATCGAGAACGGATACTCGCGGGCTGCGGTTCCCGCGCCCCCCGTACCCTGGAGGGGTTATGACTGACACCCCGCAGCGTTCCCGTCCCCTCCGCGTCCTCGCCGCCATGTCCGGCGGTGTCGACTCCGCCGTCGCCGCCGCCCGCGCGGCCGAGGCGGGCCACGACGTGACCGGCGTCCACCTGGCGCTCTCCGCGAACCCGCAATCCTTCCGCACGGGCGCGCGGGGCTGCTGCACGATCGAGGACTCCCGCGACGCCCGCCGCGCCGCGGACGTCATCGGCATCCCGTTCTACGTGTGGGACCTCGCCGACCGCTTCCGCGAGGACGTCGTCGAGGACTTCGTCGCCGAGTACGAGGCGGGCCGCACACCCAACCCGTGCCTGCGCTGCAACGAGAAGATCAAGTTCGCCGCGCTGCTGGACAAGGCGCTGGCGCTGGGCTTCGACGCGGTCTGCACGGGCCACTACGCGAAGGTCGTGACCCTGCCCGACGGCACCCGCGAACTGCACCGCGCCTCCGACATGGCCAAGGACCAGTCCTACGTCCTCGGTGTGCTGGACGACGAGCAGCTCGCGCACGCCATGTTCCCGCTCGGCGACACGCTCACCACGAAGGACGAGATCCGCGCCGAGGCCGAGCGGCGGGGCCTGGCGGTGGCCAAGAAGCCGGACTCCCACGACATCTGCTTCATCGCCGACGGCGACACGCAGGGCTTCCTGGCGAACCGGCTCGGCAGGGCGCAGGGCGACATCGTCGACGAGTCGGGCACCAAGCTGGGCACCCACGAGGGGGCGTACGGCTTCACCATCGGCCAGCGCAAGGGCCTGCGGATCGGCACCCCGGCGCCCGACGGCAAGCCGCGCTACGTCCTCGACATCTCGCCGGTGGACAACACCGTCACCGTGGGACCCGCCGAGGCACTCGACGTCTCGGCGCTGACCGCGATCAAGCCCCGTTGGTGCGGCGCCGCCCCCAGCGGCCCCGGAACCTACACCGCCCAGCTGCGCGCCCACGGCGGCGAGACCGAGGTGACCGCCGAGCTCGTCGACGGGGAGCTGCGGGTGACCTTCACCGAGCCCGTCCGGGGCGTGGCCCCCGGCCAGGCGGTCGTCCTGTACGACGGCACGCGCGTGGTGGGTTCGGCGACGATCGCGTCCACCACGCGCGCGACGGTGGGCGTGGCCTGAACCGGCCGGTTCAGGCCACCTCCACCTCGTAGAAGCACAGGTGGTCCTTGATCTCGCCCACGGCCGGCTTGGGATCCGGGTAGGCCCAGACGAGATCCCGCGCGTCCGGCAGGGACCAGTAGGACGCGGTGCCCTTGAAGGGACAGTGCGTGTGCGTCTCGGAGGGCGTCAGCAGGTCCAGCCGGACGTCCTGCGGCGGCAGGTAGTAGCGCACGGGACTGCCCGTCTCCCGCAGGACGAGGGGGCGGTCGCTCTCCGCGAGTACCTGACCGTCGTGGACGACGCGCACGCGCTGCGTGCCCTGCTCGACGGTGATCGTGTGGCCTCGGGTCGTGTGGTCGTTCGTGTCCTGGGTCATACCGGGAAAG
This region of Streptomyces chromofuscus genomic DNA includes:
- a CDS encoding thioesterase family protein is translated as MAQASQATIGSSEFDRDTAVTRRSEGVYDIDLSAGWTIISAVNGGYLLAVLGRALADALPHPDPFTISAHYLTASRPGPAVVRTDVVRTGRTLSTGQASLFQYDDQGRETERIRVLASYGDLGALPDDVRTTALPPALPPMEQCFGPEDGPAPVDGSSAITERLMLKLDPATLGWALGAPSGKGEMRAWFGLKDGRDADPLSLLLAVDALPPTAFELGISGWVPTVELTVHVRCRPAPGPLRVSITTRNLAGGFLEEDAEVWDSADRLVAQSRQLARVRLR
- a CDS encoding TetR family transcriptional regulator, with the translated sequence MSHTLGIRQAQKQKTRRALLDAALELLEEQSLSSLGLREVTRAVGVAPTAFYRHFRSTADLGVALVEEALGSLHPTIRTIVSTTGDSDERITRAVELIGGHVRAHPAHVRFIAREQHGGVQPVREAIRRQLALFTEEVKAELAKDRAADGWSDDDLLMLAGLYVDQMLVTASLFLEALGSEEERQRVAQAATRRLRLISIGREHWLD
- a CDS encoding DUF4190 domain-containing protein, whose product is MQLTAPAERRTGIRDTDGMAVASFVLGLLGLLVLNVFLGPIAIALAAVALWRGTDRRFRAFLGLGLGVADLVVLAAFMQADNSISWSF
- a CDS encoding cysteine desulfurase family protein, with translation MAYLDHAATTPMLPEAAEALTAHLRSTGNASSLHASGRQARRTVEEARETLAEALGARPSEVVFTSGGTEADNLAVKGLYWSRRASDPARTRVLASPVEHHAVLDAVHWLGEHEGATVEYLPVDSHGRVHPEALREAIARDPDDVALATVMWANNEIGTVLPIRELAETAAEFGVPLHSDAVQAFGQLPVDFAASGLAAMTVSGHKIGGPYGIGALLLGREHSPVPVLHGGGQERHVRSGTLDVPAIASFAVAGRHAAEHREKFAREIGALRDDLIDVVRTAVPDAVLGGDPVHRLPANAHFTFPGCEGDSLLLLLDAQGIECSTGSACTAGVAQPSHVLLATGTDPDLARGTLRFSLGHTSTAADVEAVAKAIGPAVERARAAGLT
- a CDS encoding N-acetylmuramoyl-L-alanine amidase, whose amino-acid sequence is MEQTKGGPDRRIGRRALIIGGAAAAVGTGALLARDELSRMWWQVPGVDKPRVEGAVDYTGARWVAASSANWRRADRPADYTVDMVIVHVTQGSFDSAVQVFQDPGHGAASHYIVRDDGHITQMIRELDVAYHAGNREYNERSVGIEHAGFVDRPQDFTDAMYAASARLTAGICARYGIPVDREHIIGHVEVPGTDHTDPGEHWDWDRYMRLVRRAGTGSTPA
- the mnmA gene encoding tRNA 2-thiouridine(34) synthase MnmA; translation: MTDTPQRSRPLRVLAAMSGGVDSAVAAARAAEAGHDVTGVHLALSANPQSFRTGARGCCTIEDSRDARRAADVIGIPFYVWDLADRFREDVVEDFVAEYEAGRTPNPCLRCNEKIKFAALLDKALALGFDAVCTGHYAKVVTLPDGTRELHRASDMAKDQSYVLGVLDDEQLAHAMFPLGDTLTTKDEIRAEAERRGLAVAKKPDSHDICFIADGDTQGFLANRLGRAQGDIVDESGTKLGTHEGAYGFTIGQRKGLRIGTPAPDGKPRYVLDISPVDNTVTVGPAEALDVSALTAIKPRWCGAAPSGPGTYTAQLRAHGGETEVTAELVDGELRVTFTEPVRGVAPGQAVVLYDGTRVVGSATIASTTRATVGVA
- a CDS encoding DUF427 domain-containing protein; the protein is MTQDTNDHTTRGHTITVEQGTQRVRVVHDGQVLAESDRPLVLRETGSPVRYYLPPQDVRLDLLTPSETHTHCPFKGTASYWSLPDARDLVWAYPDPKPAVGEIKDHLCFYEVEVA